One Phaseolus vulgaris cultivar G19833 chromosome 4, P. vulgaris v2.0, whole genome shotgun sequence DNA window includes the following coding sequences:
- the LOC137837599 gene encoding silicon efflux transporter LSI2-like, translated as MTLASVPKLVLGSVAFAIFWMLAVFPAVPFLPIGRTAGSLLGAMLMVIFQVISPDQAYEAIDLPILGLLFGTMVVSVYLERADMFKYIGKLLSWKSFGAKDLLFRICVISAVSSALFTNDTACVVLTEFILKIAKQHNLPPHPLLLALATSANIGSAATPIGNPQNLVIAVEGKISFGQFLIGVLPAMVVGVVLNALILMVMYWRVLSIEKDEENPLANYAAEEEVNSHQFSPATMSHFNSLNSQEWNARIENFNIPNSPQVQTLRNRSIVSDGEIDRVLSNTLDSTRNSNASKEEANGMPPQTKEETSPSKTDAKVVKPVVETVLNSLEVKERLSVKWKYIIWKSCVYIITLGMLIAMLLGLNMSWTAISAALALVVLDFQDARPSLEKVSYSLLIFFCGMFITVDGFNKTGIPGALWDVMEPYSRVDRASGVAILALVILILSNVASNVPTVLLLGGPVAASAAAISADSEKKAWLILAWASTVAGNLSLLGSAANLIVCEQARRAPNIAYTLTFWNHLKFGLPSTLIITAIGLTLIR; from the exons ATGACATTAGCATCTGTTCCAAAACTAGTCCTTGGTTCTGTTGCTTTTGCAATCTTTTGGATGTTAGCAGTTTTCCCTGCTGTGCCTTTCCTTCCCATTGGGAGAACTGCAGGGTCCTTGTTAGGTGCAATGCTTATGGTCATTTTCCAAGTTATTAGTCCGGATCAGGCTTATGAAGCAATTGATCTTCCAATTCTTGGTCTTCTTTTCGGCACCATGGTTGTCAGTGTTTACCTTGAAAGAGCAGATATGTTTAAATACATAGGGAAATTGCTTTCTTGGAAAAGTTTTGGAGCAAAGGACTTACTTTTTAGAATTTGTGTGATTTCTGCTGTCTCAAGTGCTCTTTTCACAAATGATACTGCTTGTGTTGTTCTCACAGAGTTCATATTGAAAATTGCAAAGCAACACAACCTCCCACCTCATCCTTTATTGCTTGCACTTGCTACAAGTGCTAATATTGGATCGGCAGCAACTCCTATTGGCAATCCCCAGAATCTTGTTATAGCCGTTGAGGGTAAAATATCATTTGGACAGTTTCTAATTGGTGTTCTTCCAGCCATGGTTGTAGGGGTTGTACTGAATGCTTTAATTCTTATGGTTATGTATTGGAGAGTGTTGTCTATTGAGAAGGATGAAGAGAATCCATTAGCAAATTATGCAGCTGAGGAAGAGGTTAATTCCCATCAGTTTTCTCCAGCCACAATGTCTCATTTTAACTCACTCAACTCTCAAGAATGGAATGCACGCATCGAAAACTTTAATATTCCAAATTCCCCTCAAGTTCAGACTCTAAGAAATCGATCAATAGTGAGTGATGGTGAAATTGACAGAGTTCTTAGTAACACATTGGATTCCACAAGAAACTCAAATGCATCAAAGGAGGAGGCAAATGGTATGCCTCCTCAGACAAAGGAGGAAACTAGTCCTTCAAAAACTGATGCAAAAGTAGTTAAACCAGTGGTAGAAACTGTTTTGAACTCTTTAGAAGTAAAGGAACGTTTAAGTGTAAAATGGAAATATATAATATGGAAATCGTGTGTTTACATAATCACATTGGGAATGTTGATTGCAATGCTTCTTGGTTTGAATATGTCATGGACTGCTATTTCAGCTGCTCTAGCTTTGGTTGTTCTTGATTTCCAAGATGCAAGGCCATCCTTAGAGAAG GTTTCATATTCACTCTTGATATTCTTTTGCGGAATGTTCATCACAGTAGATGGTTTCAATAAAACTGGAATTCCAGGTGCTCTTTGGGATGTCATGGAGCCTTATTCTCGAGTAGATCGTGCTAGTGGAGTAGCAATACTTGCTCTTGTTATACTCATCTTATCAAACGTGGCTTCAAATGTACCAACTG TTCTGTTGCTTGGAGGACCAGTTGCAGCCTCAGCTGCTGCAATTTCTGCAGACAGTGAGAAGAAAGCATGGCTGATATTGGCTTGGGCGAGCACAGTTGCAGGGAACTTGTCACTTTTGGGATCAGCTGCAAACTTGATAGTGTGTGAACAAGCTCGTCGTGCTCCTAACATTGCATACACTTTAACTTTCTGGAACCATCTCAAATTTGGTCTTCCTTCAACCCTTATAATCACTGCTATTGGTTTGACACTCATAAGATga